One Robbsia sp. KACC 23696 DNA segment encodes these proteins:
- a CDS encoding ABC transporter permease subunit: protein MPDNKDTLGGSTASAWRVRPNRWDFLAFPMILCAIAMVAIGLHQTLAPMSTLDAEVISLDPTRLPEYAMRTTLRMLAAMVASLIFTLVYGTLAAKSRRAEKVLVPILDILQSVPVLGYISFTVTFFLALFPGRVLGAELAAIFAIFTSQAWNMTFSFYQSLRTLPRDLTEVSRNFQLTPWQRFWKLDVPYAMPGLIWNMMMSMSGGWFFVVASEAITVGNHTFALPGVGAYLSQAIALQNGAAIGWVIATMLIVILLYDQLLFRPLVAWADKFRMETTGSQHAPQSWLLDLIRRTRLIHQLLVPAGWVLAVAARLPMRWPAALTVARWRDRTLASGGVRATVASARLLATSTARAPRLSQRQGDILLAGLLVLLTAYLAWRTVHFMSASVSGADVLEVLGLGFLTLLRVTVLTLLASIVWVPIGVIVGLRPALAEKVQPLAQFLAAFPANLLFPVFVIVIVRFQLNPDIWLSPLIVLGTQWYILFNVVAGASAFPNDFREVATNLRIRGRQWWFKVMLPGVLPYYITGAITASGGAWNASIVAEAVQWGPERVVSHGLGAYIAEKTQAGDFAHIMLGVAVMALYVTLFNRLLWRPLYAFAERRLRFD from the coding sequence GTGCCAGATAACAAAGACACGCTGGGCGGCAGTACCGCATCAGCCTGGCGCGTGAGGCCAAATCGCTGGGATTTCCTGGCATTTCCAATGATTCTTTGCGCGATTGCGATGGTCGCGATCGGTCTGCATCAGACCTTGGCGCCGATGTCGACGCTCGACGCCGAGGTCATCTCGTTGGACCCCACGCGCTTGCCCGAATATGCCATGCGCACGACGCTGCGGATGCTGGCTGCGATGGTCGCATCGCTGATCTTCACCTTGGTCTACGGCACGCTGGCGGCTAAAAGTCGCCGCGCCGAGAAGGTCCTGGTGCCGATTCTGGACATCCTGCAGTCGGTCCCGGTGCTCGGCTATATCTCGTTCACTGTTACCTTCTTCCTGGCACTGTTTCCGGGGCGTGTCCTCGGTGCCGAGCTCGCCGCGATCTTCGCGATCTTCACGAGCCAGGCGTGGAATATGACCTTCAGCTTTTACCAATCGCTGCGCACGCTGCCGCGCGATCTGACCGAGGTGTCGCGCAACTTCCAGTTGACGCCGTGGCAGCGCTTCTGGAAGCTCGATGTGCCGTATGCGATGCCGGGTCTGATCTGGAACATGATGATGAGCATGTCCGGTGGCTGGTTCTTCGTTGTCGCATCGGAGGCCATCACGGTCGGCAATCACACCTTTGCCTTGCCCGGCGTGGGCGCCTATCTCTCCCAGGCGATCGCGCTGCAGAACGGCGCGGCGATCGGCTGGGTGATCGCGACGATGCTCATCGTGATCTTGCTGTATGACCAATTGCTGTTCCGCCCTTTGGTCGCCTGGGCCGATAAGTTTCGGATGGAGACGACGGGAAGCCAGCATGCGCCGCAGTCCTGGTTGCTGGACCTGATTCGGCGTACCCGTTTGATCCATCAATTGCTGGTGCCGGCAGGGTGGGTCTTGGCCGTGGCGGCGCGGCTGCCGATGCGATGGCCGGCCGCCTTGACGGTGGCGCGCTGGCGTGACCGGACGCTGGCATCGGGTGGAGTGCGGGCCACGGTCGCGTCCGCCCGACTGCTTGCGACCTCGACCGCGCGTGCGCCGCGTCTGTCACAGCGTCAGGGCGATATCCTGTTGGCGGGGCTGCTGGTATTGCTGACCGCCTATTTGGCGTGGCGCACCGTTCATTTCATGTCCGCGTCGGTCAGTGGCGCGGATGTGTTGGAGGTGCTGGGGCTCGGGTTCCTGACCTTGCTTCGCGTCACGGTGCTGACCTTGCTCGCCTCGATTGTCTGGGTGCCGATAGGGGTGATCGTGGGTTTGCGCCCGGCGTTGGCGGAGAAGGTTCAACCGCTCGCGCAGTTTCTCGCGGCGTTTCCGGCGAACCTGCTGTTCCCGGTCTTCGTGATCGTCATCGTCCGCTTTCAGTTGAATCCGGACATCTGGCTGTCGCCGCTGATCGTGCTAGGTACGCAGTGGTACATCCTGTTCAATGTCGTCGCGGGCGCGTCGGCATTTCCGAACGATTTCCGTGAGGTCGCCACCAATCTGCGGATTCGTGGACGTCAGTGGTGGTTCAAGGTGATGTTGCCGGGCGTGCTGCCGTATTACATCACCGGTGCCATCACCGCTTCCGGCGGGGCATGGAATGCGAGCATCGTCGCCGAGGCGGTGCAGTGGGGCCCGGAGCGTGTAGTCAGCCACGGGCTGGGTGCGTATATCGCGGAAAAGACGCAGGCGGGCGATTTCGCGCACATCATGCTCGGCGTCGCCGTCATGGCCTTGTACGTGACGCTCTTCAATCGCCTGCTATGGCGTCCGCTGTATGCTTTCGCCGAACGGCGTCTGCGTTTCGACTGA
- a CDS encoding sigma-54 dependent transcriptional regulator, producing the protein MASSDSAQAAASSSPASPDAVPSDAAGTATRKPESARKRGSAKQTIKSYGSLFGGSDAMLSLYEQIDRVAATDATALIIGESGTGKELIARTIHDFSARRDAPFIAVNCGAIPDNLIEAELFGHERGSFTGAAQARIGYFEHARGGTIFLDEVTEMAPVRQVKLLRALETGTFFRVGGSEEVASDVRILAATNRDPATAVKENGLREDLMYRLAVFPLRAPPLRERDSDRELLAEHFLAQLNVQHGTEKLLSKTAIETLRGYSWPGNVRELKNAVYRAYILAEDSVELPHPHLNTRNRKAITQGDSMSIWVGTPLADAQRQIILATLRHCGGDKRKTAKALGVSLKTLYNRLGTYEETADGLDSDELSS; encoded by the coding sequence ATGGCGTCATCAGATTCGGCGCAAGCCGCGGCTTCTTCCTCTCCTGCTTCGCCGGACGCGGTTCCGTCCGACGCGGCGGGCACCGCTACGCGCAAGCCGGAATCGGCCCGCAAGCGGGGAAGCGCGAAGCAGACGATCAAAAGTTACGGCTCGCTGTTCGGCGGCTCGGACGCCATGTTGTCGCTCTATGAACAGATCGACCGCGTTGCGGCGACCGACGCGACGGCGCTGATCATCGGCGAGAGCGGTACCGGGAAAGAATTGATCGCACGGACGATCCACGATTTCAGTGCGCGTCGCGATGCGCCGTTCATCGCGGTCAACTGCGGCGCGATTCCGGACAATCTGATCGAAGCCGAGCTGTTCGGTCATGAGCGCGGCAGCTTTACCGGCGCGGCCCAGGCACGAATCGGCTATTTCGAACACGCGCGCGGCGGCACCATCTTCCTCGACGAAGTCACGGAGATGGCACCGGTGCGCCAGGTCAAGTTGCTCCGCGCGTTGGAGACCGGGACCTTCTTCCGCGTGGGCGGCAGCGAGGAAGTGGCGAGCGATGTGCGCATCCTGGCAGCAACGAACCGCGACCCCGCCACGGCCGTGAAGGAAAATGGCCTGCGCGAGGATTTGATGTATCGGTTGGCGGTCTTTCCGCTACGCGCGCCGCCATTACGCGAACGCGATAGTGACCGGGAGTTGCTCGCCGAGCACTTCCTGGCGCAATTGAACGTTCAGCATGGCACCGAGAAGCTGCTGTCGAAGACCGCGATCGAGACGCTTCGTGGCTATTCGTGGCCAGGCAATGTCCGCGAACTGAAGAACGCGGTCTATCGCGCCTACATTCTCGCGGAAGACAGTGTCGAGCTTCCGCACCCTCACCTCAATACGCGCAACCGCAAGGCGATCACGCAGGGTGACAGCATGAGCATCTGGGTGGGGACACCGCTCGCCGATGCACAGCGCCAGATCATCCTGGCAACGCTGCGTCATTGCGGCGGCGACAAACGGAAAACCGCGAAGGCGCTGGGAGTCAGCCTGAAGACACTGTACAACCGCCTCGGCACCTATGAGGAAACGGCGGACGGCCTCGACAGCGACGAGCTATCGTCGTAA
- a CDS encoding DUF883 family protein encodes MAHSSVQLALGRAKVNEDLRVLASDTQELLRLTASASGEQLDALREKLTEQLGVLRARTRDTQAAGAAKCASAATSADEYVRANPWQALGAAVVGGIVIGALLTR; translated from the coding sequence ATGGCACATTCATCGGTGCAGTTGGCATTGGGACGCGCGAAGGTAAACGAAGACCTGCGCGTGCTCGCGTCGGATACGCAGGAGCTGCTGCGTCTGACCGCCTCGGCGAGTGGTGAGCAATTGGATGCCCTGCGGGAAAAGCTGACGGAGCAACTGGGCGTGCTGCGCGCACGGACGCGTGATACGCAAGCTGCCGGTGCCGCCAAATGCGCCAGTGCGGCCACCAGCGCCGATGAATATGTTCGCGCCAATCCGTGGCAGGCCTTGGGTGCAGCGGTTGTCGGCGGAATTGTCATCGGGGCATTACTGACGCGTTAA
- a CDS encoding phage holin family protein — protein MAQASLVQSLSHLISGAIATTSSRLRLLALEITEERDRVLALLVAALVACFFVFLAVIFAAVLVIASYWDTPYRLASIGWIAGGALVVAILAVVFFLYRVRKPTTLFNHSLSEFEKDRRAVETLE, from the coding sequence ATGGCACAGGCAAGCCTGGTGCAATCCCTTAGTCATCTGATTTCCGGGGCGATTGCGACCACCAGTAGCCGGTTACGGCTATTGGCGTTGGAAATCACGGAAGAGCGCGATCGCGTGCTGGCCTTGCTGGTGGCTGCTCTGGTCGCCTGCTTTTTCGTCTTCCTTGCGGTGATCTTTGCCGCGGTGCTCGTGATCGCGAGTTATTGGGACACGCCTTACCGTCTGGCGTCCATCGGCTGGATTGCCGGCGGGGCCTTGGTGGTGGCGATTCTTGCCGTCGTCTTTTTCCTTTACCGCGTCAGGAAGCCGACCACACTGTTCAATCACAGTCTGAGCGAGTTCGAAAAGGATCGCCGCGCGGTGGAGACCTTGGAATGA
- a CDS encoding sigma-54 dependent transcriptional regulator — MPHILVVDDDINTREALVDVIASDGLTIATAGDLREARIQIVRQIPDVVFTDLKLPDGNGVELFEDLDPRTGVEIIVFTGHATVESAVNALKMGATDYLVKPVNFQRVKAIINRIPRAGDLKAEIGSLRGELRRFGRFGLMLGSSSAMQSVYDQINRVAPTAASVLLIGESGTGKELAAQTVHELSLRRKHEFLAVNCGAISPNLIESEMFGHERGSFTGADRQHKGYFERANGGTLFLDEITEMPIELQVKLLRVLETGTFMRVGTAKEIETDVRLIAATNRDPEQAVLEGKLRLDLYHRLNVFPIQLPPLRERDNDVQLLADSFLGGLNERYNTKKRFPATGIESMLAYNWPGNVRELKNYVQRAYIMSASDDVNTAAVPLQISLAKPSAGTAVTIPFGTSLAEADRQLILATLDQCGGVKTRAAEILGISLKTLYNRLVEYGDDARNAAGESDSSTELA, encoded by the coding sequence ATGCCACATATTCTCGTAGTCGACGACGACATCAATACCCGTGAGGCATTGGTGGACGTGATTGCCAGTGATGGACTAACGATCGCCACGGCCGGAGATCTCCGGGAGGCGCGCATTCAAATCGTGCGGCAAATTCCCGATGTGGTCTTCACCGATCTGAAGTTGCCCGACGGCAATGGCGTGGAGCTGTTCGAGGATCTGGACCCGCGCACCGGTGTCGAAATCATCGTCTTCACTGGGCATGCGACGGTCGAGTCCGCGGTGAACGCGCTGAAGATGGGCGCGACCGATTACTTGGTCAAGCCGGTCAATTTCCAGCGCGTCAAGGCGATCATCAATCGCATTCCGCGTGCCGGTGATCTGAAGGCCGAGATCGGCAGCCTGCGAGGTGAATTGCGACGCTTCGGCCGCTTCGGTCTGATGTTGGGCAGCTCGTCGGCGATGCAAAGCGTCTATGACCAGATCAATCGCGTCGCCCCGACGGCGGCGTCGGTGTTGCTGATCGGCGAGAGCGGCACGGGCAAGGAGCTGGCGGCGCAGACCGTACACGAGCTGAGCCTGCGTCGGAAACACGAATTCCTTGCGGTGAACTGCGGTGCGATATCGCCGAACTTGATCGAGTCGGAAATGTTCGGCCACGAACGCGGTAGCTTTACCGGCGCCGACCGGCAGCACAAGGGCTATTTCGAACGCGCGAACGGCGGTACGCTGTTCCTCGACGAAATCACCGAGATGCCGATCGAGCTGCAAGTCAAGCTGCTCCGCGTGCTGGAAACCGGGACCTTCATGCGCGTCGGTACGGCGAAGGAAATCGAGACCGACGTGCGTCTGATCGCGGCGACCAATCGCGACCCGGAGCAGGCTGTTCTGGAAGGCAAGCTGCGGCTCGATTTGTATCACCGCTTGAATGTTTTCCCGATACAGTTGCCGCCGCTGCGCGAGCGCGATAACGACGTGCAGTTGCTGGCCGATAGCTTCCTCGGCGGCCTTAACGAGCGGTACAACACGAAGAAGCGCTTCCCGGCGACTGGTATCGAATCGATGCTGGCGTATAACTGGCCCGGCAATGTCCGCGAGTTGAAGAACTACGTGCAGCGCGCTTACATCATGTCCGCATCGGATGATGTAAACACGGCGGCGGTGCCATTGCAGATCTCGCTGGCAAAGCCGTCGGCCGGCACGGCGGTGACCATCCCCTTCGGTACGTCGTTGGCGGAAGCGGACCGGCAGCTGATTCTTGCCACCTTGGATCAATGCGGTGGCGTGAAGACGCGTGCCGCCGAAATTCTGGGCATCAGTTTGAAAACGCTCTACAACCGCCTGGTCGAGTACGGCGACGACGCGCGCAATGCGGCGGGCGAAAGCGACTCGTCGACAGAACTCGCCTGA
- a CDS encoding ATP-binding protein: MPLSVLRVSIVVGAGACMPAFAAETVAHPMPTMLSFMPPWAGVAASAALVALAAVGVWRGVRGRRLRARRLQQIRAQAISRYGESETGAVIASLSGTVLYLNAAAESLLGIRSHEAQGAPMRALLPLWTADGKPVDPLDPSSALDPRQPLSRFTGLDSDDAISYPMPILRRGTANAYARGREPRVERGAAGEGLPLMIAPLALRDAMGVVDAVGLTLRDGRAMRTRLARDRQARHVNGATVDAIIGISPDEVIRSWNPGARTLFSFDFEDVVGESIGILVNPDRHAILSQTVKMVLSGERVIDRDLTMRSRDGREFDVSLAAFPVSLPEAAHPEDAGTATRAVIVLRDIGERRLSERRVRHLGAQLVRRAQELQAIFDIAPVGMVIADSPDCLHVRPNLALTTMLGLERAAEFSFAGGAQNGYEIWQGDALLEENDSPLHRAVRGRCAIAPTELTLRTAQREWTVMAYAAPVIDQDHSVVGAIAVFVDISAMKIVDAERQQLLADAIDARRAAEEASRLKEEFLATVSHELRTPLNAMHGWLEIMLRKTDPQTQARGLDVLRRNVRAQTRVVEDILDVSAFVKGKTRLVIRPVDLLDIARATAESLRPTAEAKSISLVVENDLPTGVAPLSDTRVPGRDAGLEAGRQRLTAAPVNGDPERIQQIAWNLLSNALKFTPEGGTVVVAVQSVQSGTMAAGPRSPTAWDPADFAVAPAASAASAASVAVVAPGAVDAMASSEMVDGLSAARGGMFVLSVTDTGEGIAPAFLPFVFDRFRQADSSIERRHSGLGLGLAIVRHLAELHGGFAAVESAGLGEGATFRVGFPARPTLRYAAVNDGDVVPSEESAASTPGGGGWYVVTSPDGGAPHTGPVSGEHSVAYKEGRLHGMRVLVVEDDQAAAEIIAEALGDEGADVRLVDDAETAIQVLSAWEPHVLVSDIGLPGRDGCALMQSVREMDPPLSTMFAVAVTAYAGVEDRARALTAGFDAYLVKPVASSQLVDMLALSGRSAVAE; encoded by the coding sequence ATGCCGCTGAGCGTGCTGCGGGTATCGATTGTCGTTGGCGCGGGGGCGTGCATGCCGGCCTTCGCCGCCGAGACCGTGGCGCACCCGATGCCGACGATGTTGTCGTTCATGCCACCGTGGGCGGGCGTTGCAGCGTCTGCCGCGCTGGTGGCACTCGCCGCCGTGGGGGTGTGGCGGGGCGTGCGGGGACGCCGTCTTCGCGCGCGTCGTCTCCAGCAAATTCGGGCGCAGGCCATAAGCCGCTACGGTGAATCCGAGACGGGGGCCGTGATTGCTTCGCTGTCCGGGACGGTGCTGTATTTGAACGCCGCGGCCGAATCGCTGTTGGGCATTCGATCGCATGAGGCGCAGGGAGCGCCGATGCGTGCCTTGCTGCCGCTCTGGACAGCGGACGGCAAACCGGTGGACCCGCTAGATCCCAGTTCGGCGCTCGACCCGCGACAGCCCCTCTCGCGCTTTACCGGCCTGGATAGCGACGATGCCATTTCCTACCCGATGCCGATACTGCGTCGCGGCACGGCGAACGCCTATGCGCGAGGGCGCGAGCCGCGTGTGGAGCGGGGCGCGGCGGGAGAGGGTTTGCCGTTAATGATCGCGCCGCTCGCCTTGCGCGATGCGATGGGTGTTGTTGATGCCGTCGGTCTGACCTTGCGCGACGGTCGTGCAATGCGGACCCGACTGGCGCGCGACCGGCAAGCCCGGCACGTCAACGGCGCGACGGTCGACGCCATCATCGGCATCTCGCCCGATGAAGTGATTCGCAGCTGGAACCCCGGCGCGCGGACGTTGTTTTCGTTCGATTTCGAGGATGTCGTCGGGGAATCGATCGGGATTTTGGTCAATCCGGACCGGCATGCGATTCTCTCGCAGACGGTGAAAATGGTCTTGTCCGGCGAGCGCGTGATCGACCGGGATCTGACGATGCGCTCACGTGATGGCCGCGAGTTCGACGTGTCGCTGGCCGCTTTTCCGGTGAGCTTGCCTGAGGCCGCCCATCCCGAAGATGCCGGCACGGCGACGCGCGCCGTCATCGTCCTGCGGGACATCGGCGAGCGACGACTCAGCGAGCGGCGCGTGCGTCATCTCGGCGCGCAGTTGGTACGCCGCGCGCAGGAACTGCAGGCGATCTTCGATATCGCGCCGGTGGGCATGGTCATTGCCGATTCTCCGGACTGCCTGCATGTGCGCCCGAACCTGGCCTTGACGACGATGCTCGGGCTCGAGCGGGCCGCCGAGTTTTCATTCGCTGGGGGCGCCCAGAACGGCTATGAGATCTGGCAGGGCGATGCGTTACTCGAAGAAAACGATTCGCCCTTGCATCGCGCCGTCCGTGGACGATGTGCCATCGCGCCTACCGAGTTGACATTGCGCACGGCGCAACGCGAATGGACGGTCATGGCGTATGCGGCCCCGGTGATCGATCAGGATCATAGTGTCGTCGGCGCGATCGCGGTTTTCGTCGATATCTCCGCGATGAAGATCGTGGATGCCGAGCGGCAACAACTGCTGGCCGATGCGATCGATGCCCGGCGTGCAGCGGAGGAGGCCAGCCGATTGAAGGAGGAATTCCTCGCCACCGTGTCGCATGAGCTGCGTACGCCGTTGAATGCGATGCATGGCTGGCTGGAAATCATGTTGCGTAAGACGGATCCGCAAACGCAGGCGCGTGGGCTCGACGTATTGCGCCGCAATGTCCGCGCGCAGACGCGCGTCGTCGAGGACATTCTCGACGTTTCCGCGTTTGTAAAAGGCAAGACGCGCCTCGTCATCCGGCCGGTTGACTTGCTCGATATTGCCCGCGCCACGGCGGAGTCCCTGCGGCCCACCGCCGAAGCCAAGTCCATCTCGCTGGTCGTCGAGAACGATCTGCCGACGGGCGTGGCCCCGCTCTCCGATACGCGGGTGCCGGGGCGGGACGCCGGCCTGGAAGCAGGGCGCCAGCGACTCACGGCTGCTCCCGTCAACGGCGATCCGGAGCGAATCCAGCAGATCGCCTGGAACCTGCTATCGAACGCACTGAAGTTCACGCCAGAGGGTGGCACCGTCGTGGTCGCGGTCCAATCCGTTCAGTCCGGAACCATGGCGGCGGGCCCGCGCTCGCCAACCGCATGGGATCCGGCCGATTTCGCCGTTGCACCTGCCGCGTCGGCAGCGTCGGCGGCGTCGGTAGCAGTAGTGGCGCCGGGCGCGGTCGATGCCATGGCGTCGAGCGAAATGGTGGACGGTCTGAGCGCGGCCCGCGGCGGGATGTTCGTGCTGTCGGTGACCGATACCGGCGAAGGCATTGCGCCGGCTTTCCTGCCTTTCGTCTTCGATCGCTTCCGCCAGGCCGATTCGTCGATTGAGCGGCGCCATTCGGGGCTTGGCCTCGGCCTCGCGATCGTGCGCCATCTCGCCGAGTTGCACGGGGGTTTCGCGGCGGTCGAAAGCGCGGGCCTTGGCGAAGGGGCGACCTTCCGTGTCGGTTTCCCGGCGCGGCCGACCCTGCGATATGCGGCAGTGAACGATGGCGATGTCGTGCCGTCCGAGGAGTCTGCGGCGAGTACGCCTGGAGGCGGCGGGTGGTATGTCGTCACGTCGCCCGACGGTGGGGCGCCGCATACCGGCCCTGTGAGCGGCGAGCATTCCGTCGCCTACAAAGAGGGGCGCTTGCATGGCATGCGCGTTCTGGTCGTCGAGGACGATCAAGCGGCCGCGGAGATCATCGCGGAGGCGTTGGGGGACGAAGGCGCCGATGTCCGTCTCGTCGACGACGCCGAGACCGCGATTCAGGTGCTCTCCGCGTGGGAGCCTCATGTATTGGTGTCGGATATCGGCTTACCGGGCCGCGACGGCTGTGCCTTGATGCAATCGGTGCGCGAGATGGATCCGCCGCTGAGCACGATGTTCGCCGTCGCCGTGACGGCTTACGCCGGGGTTGAAGATCGCGCACGCGCATTGACGGCTGGATTCGATGCCTATCTAGTCAAGCCGGTCGCGTCCTCTCAGCTGGTCGATATGCTGGCATTGAGCGGGCGCTCCGCGGTGGCCGAGTAA
- the otsA gene encoding alpha,alpha-trehalose-phosphate synthase (UDP-forming) has product MSRLVVVSNRVAPSAEGKPAAGGLAIGVLDALKETGGLWFGWNGEIVPEVLAPTAEERGNVTFATVGLTKRDYDQYYRGFSNNTLWPAFHYRNDLLRYDRQEYAGYLRVNEALAQQLSLLLQPDDVIWVHDYHLIPFAAALRKLGVKQPIGYFLHIPFPAPEVLYTVPPHRALVEALMQYDVIGFQTAQDAQSFKDYIVRDAGGVALDDGRVQAFGRTAQVGAYPIGVYPDAIAASARDYSNRRLVASVRESMRGRALIMSVDRLDYSKGLGERFAAFERLMLSSPGLQGRVSLVQIAPPTRSDVSTYQRIRQRLEGEAGRINGRFAQLDWTPIQYLNRKYERNVLMALFRASQVGFVTPLRDGMNLVAKEYVAAQDPDDPGVLVLSQFAGAIDEMQGALVVNPFDVAQMSEALERALTMALPERQSRYRDMMERLRENNLSVWRDTFMRDLRAVKRPRAKRQTA; this is encoded by the coding sequence ATGAGTCGACTGGTAGTGGTATCGAATCGGGTCGCGCCCAGCGCGGAAGGCAAGCCGGCGGCTGGCGGGCTGGCGATCGGCGTCTTGGATGCCTTGAAGGAAACAGGCGGCCTTTGGTTCGGCTGGAACGGCGAGATCGTCCCTGAGGTGCTAGCGCCGACGGCCGAAGAGCGTGGCAATGTGACATTCGCGACGGTAGGTTTGACCAAGCGGGACTACGACCAGTACTACCGCGGCTTCTCAAACAACACCTTGTGGCCTGCGTTCCACTACCGCAATGACCTGCTACGGTATGACCGGCAGGAATATGCCGGCTATCTGCGCGTCAACGAGGCACTCGCTCAGCAACTGTCCTTGCTGCTGCAGCCCGACGACGTGATCTGGGTACATGACTATCACTTGATTCCGTTTGCCGCCGCCCTGCGCAAGTTGGGCGTGAAGCAGCCGATCGGCTATTTTTTGCACATCCCGTTTCCCGCACCGGAAGTGCTGTACACGGTGCCCCCGCATCGCGCTCTGGTCGAGGCGTTGATGCAATACGATGTCATCGGTTTCCAGACTGCGCAAGACGCCCAATCGTTCAAGGATTATATCGTTCGCGATGCAGGCGGGGTCGCCTTGGACGACGGCCGTGTCCAGGCATTCGGACGGACCGCGCAGGTGGGGGCCTATCCCATCGGCGTGTATCCCGATGCCATTGCCGCGTCCGCGCGCGACTATTCGAACCGACGCTTGGTCGCCAGTGTCCGCGAAAGCATGCGCGGCCGCGCGCTCATCATGAGCGTGGATCGCCTCGATTATTCCAAGGGATTGGGCGAGCGCTTCGCCGCGTTCGAGCGCTTGATGCTGTCATCGCCGGGCTTGCAAGGTCGCGTGTCCCTGGTGCAGATCGCCCCGCCGACACGTTCCGATGTCAGTACCTATCAGCGTATTCGACAGCGGCTGGAGGGCGAGGCAGGCCGTATCAACGGTCGCTTCGCGCAGCTCGATTGGACGCCGATCCAATACTTGAATCGCAAATACGAGCGCAACGTCCTGATGGCTTTGTTCCGCGCGTCGCAGGTCGGATTTGTCACGCCTTTGCGCGACGGGATGAATCTAGTCGCCAAGGAATATGTGGCGGCACAGGATCCAGACGATCCGGGCGTATTGGTGCTGTCGCAGTTTGCGGGCGCCATCGATGAGATGCAGGGTGCCCTCGTCGTCAATCCGTTCGACGTGGCGCAGATGAGCGAGGCGCTGGAGCGGGCGCTGACGATGGCCCTGCCCGAGCGGCAGTCGCGCTATCGGGACATGATGGAGCGCTTGCGCGAAAACAATCTGTCGGTCTGGCGCGATACCTTCATGCGCGATCTGCGCGCCGTGAAACGCCCGCGTGCCAAGCGCCAGACGGCGTGA
- a CDS encoding chemotaxis protein, whose protein sequence is MSGSTLNPPEEGQQVLGRGHGTGALGPSDSSDSGSDMQGAVRHPGDVDDALDAHALETGDLELNSDTDRAGTGERAAADGDGTTVLDADVMPDGTDTLADIADESGVDPADDNDDAVEQAELDSAARRRA, encoded by the coding sequence ATGTCAGGAAGCACATTGAATCCCCCGGAAGAAGGTCAGCAGGTGCTTGGCCGCGGCCATGGTACCGGGGCGCTCGGTCCGAGCGATTCCAGTGATTCAGGTAGCGATATGCAAGGCGCCGTACGTCACCCGGGCGATGTGGACGATGCGCTCGATGCGCACGCACTCGAAACCGGCGATCTCGAATTGAATAGCGATACCGATCGGGCGGGAACCGGGGAGCGCGCAGCGGCCGACGGTGACGGGACAACCGTGCTGGACGCCGACGTGATGCCGGATGGCACCGATACGCTCGCCGACATTGCCGACGAGAGCGGCGTGGACCCCGCTGATGATAATGACGATGCCGTTGAACAGGCGGAGCTCGACTCGGCCGCGAGAAGGCGCGCATGA
- a CDS encoding response regulator has product MMAARDPVEAMTPWYRRAPAAYEAAEPRATVERKLRVLVVDDNTDAAAALSLLVECWGYDVRLAYDGHQAVRVAAGYCPDAVLLDIGLPGMSGYDVASKLRAGEAQTRATCAQPFAERAPAASEPSAQAQSHLPEAPSDDVTSPHALLVAVTGYGMPEDVARAKAAGFDHHVVKPSDPALIESLLARYASHLGDMPSRFGRSDREGEPACDDHLTERRLGLSAVC; this is encoded by the coding sequence ATGATGGCCGCGCGTGATCCGGTTGAGGCGATGACGCCATGGTATCGGCGCGCACCAGCGGCCTATGAGGCAGCGGAGCCGCGCGCAACGGTCGAGCGAAAGCTCCGCGTGTTGGTTGTCGACGACAACACCGATGCGGCGGCGGCATTGTCGCTGCTGGTGGAGTGCTGGGGCTACGATGTGCGCCTCGCCTATGACGGCCATCAAGCGGTTCGGGTGGCAGCCGGCTATTGTCCCGATGCGGTATTGCTGGATATCGGTCTCCCAGGCATGAGTGGGTACGACGTGGCGAGCAAGCTGCGTGCGGGAGAGGCGCAAACGCGCGCGACTTGCGCCCAACCCTTCGCCGAGCGCGCGCCTGCTGCTTCGGAACCGTCGGCGCAAGCGCAATCTCACTTGCCGGAAGCGCCGAGCGACGACGTCACGTCGCCGCATGCGCTGCTCGTGGCGGTCACCGGTTACGGCATGCCGGAGGATGTCGCGCGAGCGAAGGCAGCCGGTTTCGATCACCACGTGGTGAAACCGAGTGACCCGGCTTTGATAGAATCGCTATTGGCGCGTTACGCCTCCCACCTTGGCGATATGCCGAGCCGATTCGGCCGTTCCGACCGGGAAGGCGAGCCGGCTTGCGACGATCACCTCACCGAGCGTCGTCTCGGCTTGTCTGCCGTATGTTGA